One genomic segment of Ignavibacteriota bacterium includes these proteins:
- a CDS encoding carbohydrate binding family 9 domain-containing protein gives MKIFTFLFSVSLVSSTVVFSQVNQNNTAKATYTKEIITVDGLLNESSWKTADVIAKFTQRELNEGEKPTELTEVRLLYNYDNLYVGVWCYDSNPNEIISNSLERDFSYWLDDNFEIILDTYFDKRNGYLFITNPNGARSDALVTDEGNGINTNWNGIWDVHTTITSEGWFAEIIIPFTTLKFYNKNSQTWGVNFERNIRRKREQVLWKAWLRNYELEKLSQAGELHGIENIKNKTLIELKPFVVGGIQKGYEPYDFENTSTTKIGLDAKYSLTSSLTLDATINTDFAQVEADQEKINLTRFPLFFPEKREFFLEGAGIFTTQFGGMIYPFYSRRIGLNSARQLIPIYGGLRLVGTSNKSNLGFLTMQTAEKYGEPTTNYTVARLKQNVLESSYIGFMATNKQSSFAYNRFLGVDGLWTNSNIFGNNTLVIGGAFGTIISPSVKSDNLAYRFYVDYPNDLIDYFIGITAAQKNFNPEMGFVARNDFNKFSSQLKIQPRPEISFVQYLQFKPFELDYYYDRQGALQSLYYEGRPLGFSTESGEFFEFNIQRTADRLNEEFDILDGIIIPSGLYWWTNYEIQFETNSSHSISGALFYRWGDFYNGKRDVISFEIVGKINKHLQIAADYTRNYITLPKGKFTTHEIASRINYNFSTMFSTSLFAQWNNEDKEINFNFRLHWIPSLGSEVYLVYNELLDSQERILKPEVAVIQLKGVYYLPLKI, from the coding sequence ATGAAGATATTTACTTTTTTATTTAGTGTAAGTCTTGTTTCATCCACTGTTGTGTTTTCACAAGTAAATCAAAATAATACTGCTAAGGCAACTTACACAAAAGAAATTATTACTGTTGATGGTTTACTTAATGAAAGCTCGTGGAAAACTGCTGATGTAATTGCAAAATTTACTCAACGGGAATTAAATGAAGGTGAAAAGCCCACTGAATTAACTGAAGTAAGATTACTCTATAATTATGATAACCTTTATGTTGGCGTTTGGTGTTATGATAGTAATCCTAATGAAATTATTTCGAACAGTTTAGAAAGAGATTTCAGCTACTGGCTCGATGATAATTTTGAAATAATTTTAGATACCTACTTTGATAAACGAAACGGTTACTTGTTTATAACAAACCCAAACGGGGCAAGATCTGATGCACTGGTAACGGATGAAGGCAATGGCATAAACACTAATTGGAATGGCATTTGGGATGTTCACACAACGATTACAAGTGAAGGATGGTTTGCTGAAATTATTATTCCATTTACAACATTAAAGTTTTATAATAAAAATTCTCAAACATGGGGTGTTAACTTTGAACGAAATATTCGTAGAAAGCGAGAACAAGTTTTGTGGAAAGCGTGGCTGCGAAATTATGAACTCGAAAAACTCTCACAAGCCGGTGAGCTGCACGGAATAGAAAACATTAAAAATAAAACTCTGATTGAACTCAAGCCCTTTGTTGTTGGCGGAATTCAAAAAGGATATGAACCATATGATTTTGAAAACACCTCCACAACAAAAATCGGACTTGATGCAAAATATTCTTTAACCTCTTCATTAACTCTCGATGCAACGATAAATACAGACTTTGCACAAGTAGAAGCTGATCAAGAAAAAATAAATCTTACAAGATTTCCGTTATTTTTCCCGGAGAAAAGAGAATTTTTTTTAGAAGGAGCGGGAATTTTCACAACTCAGTTTGGAGGAATGATCTATCCTTTTTATAGCAGAAGAATCGGTTTAAATTCAGCAAGGCAATTAATTCCTATTTATGGCGGATTACGTTTAGTTGGAACTTCAAATAAAAGCAACTTGGGTTTTCTTACAATGCAAACTGCTGAGAAGTATGGAGAACCAACAACAAATTATACTGTAGCAAGATTGAAGCAAAATGTTTTAGAAAGTTCTTACATCGGTTTTATGGCAACTAATAAACAGAGTTCGTTTGCCTATAACCGATTCTTAGGAGTTGATGGTTTATGGACAAACTCAAATATTTTTGGAAATAATACCCTCGTTATTGGCGGTGCATTTGGAACAATAATTTCCCCTTCAGTAAAATCTGACAACCTTGCCTATCGCTTTTATGTTGATTATCCCAACGACTTGATTGATTATTTTATTGGTATAACGGCTGCACAAAAGAATTTTAATCCAGAAATGGGTTTTGTCGCAAGAAATGATTTCAACAAATTTTCTTCGCAATTAAAAATTCAGCCAAGACCGGAAATCTCTTTTGTTCAGTATCTGCAATTCAAACCGTTTGAATTGGATTATTATTATGATAGGCAAGGTGCACTTCAATCACTTTATTATGAAGGAAGACCTCTCGGATTTTCAACAGAATCCGGTGAGTTTTTTGAATTTAACATTCAACGCACTGCTGATCGGCTGAATGAAGAATTTGATATCTTAGATGGTATTATTATCCCAAGCGGTCTTTATTGGTGGACAAATTATGAAATTCAATTTGAAACTAACAGCAGCCACTCCATATCCGGTGCGCTCTTTTATCGTTGGGGTGATTTCTATAACGGCAAAAGAGACGTAATAAGTTTTGAAATTGTTGGAAAAATAAATAAACATCTTCAAATAGCTGCGGACTATACAAGAAATTATATCACACTTCCAAAAGGTAAGTTTACAACACACGAAATTGCATCACGTATTAATTATAATTTCTCAACAATGTTTAGTACATCCCTTTTTGCACAATGGAATAATGAAGACAAGGAAATAAATTTTAACTTCAGATTACATTGGATTCCATCGCTTGGCAGTGAAGTATATTTAGTGTACAACGAATTATTAGATTCACAAGAACGAATTTTAAAACCGGAAGTTGCAGTAATACAATTGAAAGGCGTTTATTATCTTCCTCTAAAAATATAG
- a CDS encoding ABC transporter ATP-binding protein: MASLELKNVTKVFNSNIVAVDNVSFKIEENEFVVLAGSSGCGKTTILRMIAGLEDITSGEINIDDRIVNNLPPKDRDIGIVFQNQALYPHLNVYDNIAFGLQLRKIDKKEINDRLNEVSELLEITNLLKRKPNELSGGQKQRVALGRAMVRKPKIFLFDEPLSNLDVLLRKTLRRELKNLHAKLNTPFIYVTHDPIDLITLGQKIIILKDGKVQQIGFLEEIKEKPLNQYIKEFITIG; this comes from the coding sequence ATGGCAAGTTTGGAACTAAAAAATGTTACTAAAGTTTTTAACAGTAATATTGTAGCAGTAGATAATGTTTCTTTTAAAATTGAAGAAAATGAATTTGTTGTGCTGGCTGGTTCATCTGGTTGTGGTAAAACTACTATCTTAAGAATGATTGCCGGATTAGAAGATATAACTTCCGGGGAAATTAATATTGATGATAGAATTGTTAACAATCTACCTCCAAAAGACCGTGATATAGGAATTGTATTTCAGAATCAAGCGCTTTATCCACATTTAAATGTGTACGATAATATTGCTTTTGGATTGCAGCTTAGAAAAATTGATAAAAAAGAAATTAATGATCGGTTAAATGAAGTATCAGAATTACTTGAAATAACAAATTTGTTAAAACGAAAACCAAATGAGCTATCTGGAGGACAAAAGCAACGAGTTGCTTTGGGTAGAGCAATGGTTCGTAAACCAAAGATTTTCTTGTTTGATGAACCTCTCAGTAATTTGGATGTTTTACTGCGTAAAACACTGAGAAGAGAACTTAAAAATCTTCACGCTAAACTAAACACACCATTCATTTATGTGACACACGATCCGATTGATTTAATCACACTTGGGCAGAAAATTATCATTTTAAAAGATGGGAAAGTTCAACAAATTGGTTTTTTAGAAGAGATCAAAGAAAAACCGTTGAATCAGTATATTAAGGAATTTATAACAATAGGATAA
- a CDS encoding 4Fe-4S binding protein: MGYYITEECINCGACAIECPTETIYEPGVSVGNSGNYFDPLSKDHYFIIKDNCDECALFSRVRCVAVCPTDSIKYKI, translated from the coding sequence ATGGGATATTACATTACAGAAGAATGTATTAACTGTGGTGCTTGTGCAATTGAATGTCCTACCGAAACAATTTATGAACCAGGAGTCAGTGTAGGGAATTCAGGAAATTATTTTGATCCGTTATCCAAAGATCATTATTTCATTATTAAAGATAATTGTGATGAATGTGCTTTATTCAGTAGAGTTAGATGTGTAGCCGTTTGTCCAACTGATTCTATTAAATACAAAATTTAA
- a CDS encoding putative zinc-binding protein translates to MTLDKYKDLPIVYSCSGCSNIAQMSNNIAVKLDREGIAEMSCIAGVGGNIPSLVKKAKSGKSIIVIDGCPLECAKNCLKNVGVEPDLSIVLTTVGLKKTFHVDYDQKTIENEYKKIYYK, encoded by the coding sequence ATGACCTTAGATAAATACAAAGATTTGCCAATAGTTTATTCATGTTCAGGTTGCAGTAACATTGCTCAAATGTCGAATAATATAGCTGTTAAATTAGATAGAGAGGGAATTGCAGAAATGTCCTGCATTGCTGGTGTAGGAGGAAATATTCCATCATTAGTAAAGAAAGCTAAATCTGGTAAATCAATAATCGTTATTGATGGTTGTCCGCTTGAATGCGCAAAAAATTGTTTAAAGAATGTTGGTGTTGAACCTGATTTAAGTATAGTGCTAACAACAGTTGGATTGAAAAAAACATTTCATGTGGATTATGATCAGAAAACGATTGAGAATGAATATAAAAAAATTTATTATAAATGA
- a CDS encoding Rrf2 family transcriptional regulator, giving the protein MIFNKSTEYSVRILLYMCEAGDYKYFSATEIANVVNIPKEYLSKILQKLTHKGIVFSKRGKSGGFKLLKSKNEIELNELINLFDNEKFYSKCLIGLFDNCNDCKCSFHNQWVNLKTVLISSNLENIKTTLFLQ; this is encoded by the coding sequence ATGATTTTTAATAAAAGTACAGAATACAGTGTTAGAATATTGTTATACATGTGTGAGGCTGGAGATTACAAATACTTTAGTGCTACAGAAATAGCAAATGTAGTAAATATTCCCAAAGAATATCTTTCAAAAATATTGCAAAAATTAACTCACAAAGGGATTGTTTTTTCAAAAAGAGGGAAAAGCGGCGGGTTTAAATTGCTTAAATCTAAAAATGAAATTGAGTTAAATGAACTTATAAATCTTTTTGATAATGAAAAATTTTACTCAAAATGTTTGATAGGTTTATTTGATAATTGCAATGATTGTAAATGTTCTTTTCATAATCAATGGGTAAACCTAAAAACTGTATTGATTTCTTCAAATTTAGAAAATATTAAAACGACACTTTTTTTACAATAA
- a CDS encoding cytochrome c, translating into MKNKIFVIILISTILINCGENNDSNSSTGSNNSAKEKLAQKFGLTLYELENGVGPIKEKITLGEISKSLADDGKKLFEEKCMQCHKMDERYTGPALRGVTERRTPEYIMNMILNPEEMTKRHPEAKKLLGIHANQMTFQNVTQENARALLEYLRMESSH; encoded by the coding sequence ATGAAAAATAAAATATTTGTAATAATACTCATTTCAACAATTTTAATTAATTGCGGAGAAAATAATGATTCCAATAGTTCAACTGGAAGTAATAATTCAGCAAAAGAAAAACTTGCGCAAAAATTTGGATTAACACTTTATGAATTAGAAAATGGTGTTGGTCCAATTAAAGAGAAAATTACTTTAGGTGAAATAAGCAAATCTTTGGCGGATGATGGAAAAAAATTATTTGAAGAAAAATGTATGCAGTGTCATAAAATGGATGAAAGATATACCGGTCCGGCACTTCGTGGAGTAACTGAAAGGAGAACTCCGGAATATATTATGAATATGATTTTAAATCCAGAAGAAATGACTAAAAGACATCCGGAAGCTAAAAAGTTATTAGGAATTCACGCAAATCAAATGACATTTCAAAATGTTACGCAAGAAAATGCAAGAGCACTTCTCGAATATTTAAGAATGGAATCATCACATTAA
- the nosZ gene encoding Sec-dependent nitrous-oxide reductase, which yields MSTKQKARFIISIFFLAIIYSCSGNNGKPGTSDAAEKVYVAPGEYDEFYAFMSGGFSGQITVYGLPSGRLFKIIPIFAQHPENGYGYTPETKPMLQTSYGEIPWDDAHHPELSQTDGTPDGRWIFINANNTPRVARVNLSTFETEEIIEIPNSAGNHGSPFITMNTEYVVASTRFSVPIPQKDVPISSYKENFKGTISFIKVNPENGRMNIEFQILVPGFNYDLAHAGKGPSHGWAFFTSYNSEQANTLLEINASQNDKDFIAAINWKKAEEYIKEGKGKKYNSEYYHNIYDDETHTATSNVEKEILVLDPKDCPGLIYYLPTPKSPHGVDVDPSGEYIVAGGKLATVIPVHSFSKMIKAIENKEFISEIFGIPVLKYESVIAGEVEDPGLGPLHTEFDGNGYAYTSAFISSEIVKWKLGTWEVVDRIPTYYSIGHLMIPGGDSKTPFGKYVVALNKITKDRYLPTGPELCQSAQLIDISGDKMKLLLDFPTIGEPHYAQGIPAEILMKGQKKIYELGKNNHKYGLRSEKDAKVEKNGNDVHIYMSTTRTHFKPDNIEGIKIGDKVYFHITNLEQDWDIPHGFAVKGMNTAELLIMPGQTRTAIWEPKSEGVYPFYCTDFCSALHQEMQGYVRVSAKNSSNELKYN from the coding sequence ATGTCAACGAAACAAAAAGCAAGATTTATAATTTCTATTTTTTTCTTAGCAATAATTTATAGCTGTTCAGGAAATAATGGAAAACCGGGAACAAGTGATGCTGCCGAAAAAGTTTATGTTGCACCTGGAGAGTATGATGAATTTTATGCTTTTATGTCGGGTGGATTTAGCGGACAAATAACAGTTTATGGATTACCATCCGGCAGATTGTTTAAAATCATTCCCATATTTGCTCAACATCCGGAGAATGGATATGGCTACACTCCGGAAACAAAACCGATGTTGCAAACTTCATATGGAGAAATACCTTGGGATGATGCGCATCATCCGGAGTTATCTCAAACCGATGGAACACCGGACGGAAGATGGATATTTATTAATGCAAATAATACTCCAAGGGTTGCAAGAGTAAATTTAAGCACTTTTGAAACTGAGGAAATAATAGAAATTCCAAATTCTGCAGGAAATCACGGTTCTCCGTTCATTACAATGAATACAGAATACGTTGTTGCTTCAACAAGATTTAGCGTTCCGATTCCTCAAAAAGATGTTCCAATATCTTCATATAAAGAAAATTTTAAAGGAACAATTTCATTCATTAAAGTTAATCCGGAAAACGGAAGAATGAATATTGAATTTCAAATTTTAGTTCCGGGTTTTAATTATGATTTGGCACATGCGGGAAAAGGTCCTTCTCATGGTTGGGCATTTTTTACTTCGTATAATAGTGAACAAGCAAATACTTTATTGGAAATAAATGCATCCCAAAATGATAAAGATTTTATTGCAGCAATAAATTGGAAAAAAGCAGAAGAATATATTAAAGAAGGAAAAGGGAAAAAATATAATTCAGAATATTATCATAATATCTATGATGATGAAACCCATACTGCTACTTCAAATGTTGAAAAAGAAATACTCGTATTAGATCCAAAAGATTGTCCGGGTTTAATATATTATTTACCAACTCCAAAATCTCCGCATGGTGTAGACGTTGATCCTTCTGGTGAATATATTGTTGCCGGTGGAAAACTTGCAACAGTTATCCCGGTTCATTCATTTTCCAAAATGATTAAAGCCATAGAAAACAAAGAATTCATTTCGGAAATATTTGGAATTCCGGTTTTGAAATATGAATCTGTAATTGCTGGTGAAGTTGAAGATCCTGGTTTGGGACCTTTACATACAGAGTTTGATGGAAATGGATATGCTTACACTTCTGCATTTATTTCATCCGAAATAGTAAAATGGAAATTGGGCACTTGGGAGGTTGTTGATAGAATTCCAACATATTATTCAATCGGTCACTTAATGATTCCGGGAGGAGACAGCAAAACACCTTTCGGTAAATATGTTGTTGCATTAAATAAAATTACAAAAGATAGATATTTACCAACCGGACCTGAACTTTGTCAATCAGCGCAATTGATTGATATCTCAGGAGATAAAATGAAATTGCTTTTAGATTTCCCAACAATCGGCGAACCTCATTATGCACAAGGAATTCCAGCTGAAATTCTTATGAAGGGACAAAAGAAAATTTATGAATTGGGAAAAAACAATCATAAATATGGATTAAGATCAGAGAAAGATGCAAAAGTTGAAAAAAATGGAAATGATGTTCATATTTATATGTCAACAACAAGAACTCACTTTAAGCCTGATAATATTGAAGGAATTAAAATTGGAGACAAAGTTTATTTTCACATAACCAATTTAGAACAAGATTGGGATATCCCGCATGGTTTTGCAGTGAAAGGAATGAATACTGCTGAACTTTTAATAATGCCCGGACAAACAAGAACTGCAATTTGGGAACCGAAATCAGAAGGTGTTTATCCATTTTATTGCACAGACTTTTGTTCAGCATTACATCAAGAGATGCAAGGGTATGTTCGTGTCTCCGCAAAAAATAGCAGTAATGAATTAAAATATAATTAG
- a CDS encoding nitrous oxide reductase accessory protein NosL: MKNILFGIILLVSTNCSNGPEPIKYGHDSCDKCRMQIMDPKYGTELVTSKGKIYKFDSVECLAFYAKNMNDDENSTLWVTDFLNKNELVEKNKAYFLLSANLRSPMGLNLTAFSSQTDLNKIKNQYQGKKINWDELIEYVNHEWQHKTMHH, translated from the coding sequence ATGAAAAATATTTTATTTGGAATAATTCTTTTGGTCAGTACTAATTGTTCAAACGGACCGGAACCAATTAAATATGGTCATGATAGCTGTGATAAATGCAGAATGCAAATTATGGATCCAAAATACGGAACCGAATTAGTTACATCAAAAGGGAAAATTTATAAATTTGATTCAGTTGAATGTTTAGCATTTTATGCAAAAAATATGAATGATGATGAAAATTCAACATTGTGGGTTACAGACTTTTTAAATAAGAATGAATTAGTTGAAAAAAATAAAGCTTACTTTTTGTTAAGTGCAAATTTAAGAAGTCCAATGGGATTGAATCTTACTGCTTTTTCTTCTCAAACAGATTTAAATAAAATTAAGAATCAGTATCAAGGTAAAAAAATAAATTGGGATGAACTAATTGAGTATGTTAATCATGAATGGCAGCACAAAACAATGCATCATTAG
- the nosD gene encoding nitrous oxide reductase family maturation protein NosD produces MNGSTKQCIISINLVWIIFLIPQYFYAKEIHVGKDHPIKTIKSALSIANTNDRIILHSGKYFEHDIVIDKKIELISFENSVIDGENKYQILTVKSDSVKISGITFINTGISFIDDNSAVKLDSVKGCEIYNNTFDNNFFAIYLAKTSDSIVRDNIIKAYTKKESYSGNGIHLWYCKNITVDKNYINGHRDGIYFEFVRESHIQNNISVNNLRYGLHFMFSDNCSYSYNEFLENGAGVAVMYTKKVKMFKNKFERNWGPASYGILLKDISDSEIENNFFYKNSSGIYVEGSNRININNNNFTENGWAIRLMANSMDNHFERNNFIGNSFDVTTNSTKNFNYFENNFWSDYKGYDIDKNGIGDIPYRPVKLFSLIVEKNRPTMILLRSLFTEILDVAEKIFPVLTPETLIDESPSMKRIL; encoded by the coding sequence ATGAATGGCAGCACAAAACAATGCATCATTAGTATTAATTTAGTTTGGATAATTTTCTTAATTCCACAATATTTTTATGCGAAAGAAATTCATGTTGGAAAAGATCATCCGATTAAAACTATTAAATCAGCTTTAAGTATTGCAAATACTAATGATAGAATAATTTTACATAGTGGAAAATATTTTGAACATGATATTGTTATTGATAAGAAAATTGAATTAATAAGTTTTGAAAACTCCGTAATTGACGGTGAAAATAAATATCAAATTTTAACGGTAAAATCTGATTCAGTTAAAATATCCGGCATTACTTTTATAAATACCGGAATTAGCTTTATCGATGACAATTCAGCTGTTAAATTAGATTCGGTTAAAGGATGTGAAATTTATAACAATACTTTTGATAATAATTTTTTTGCAATCTACTTAGCTAAAACTTCGGATAGTATTGTGAGAGATAATATTATTAAGGCATATACAAAAAAGGAATCATATTCTGGAAATGGAATTCATTTATGGTATTGTAAAAATATTACAGTAGATAAAAACTATATCAATGGTCATCGTGATGGAATTTATTTTGAGTTTGTTAGGGAAAGTCATATTCAAAATAACATAAGTGTTAATAATTTGCGATACGGATTGCATTTTATGTTTTCAGATAATTGCAGTTACTCGTATAATGAATTTTTGGAAAACGGCGCCGGTGTTGCTGTTATGTATACGAAAAAAGTTAAAATGTTTAAAAATAAATTTGAAAGAAATTGGGGACCAGCTTCTTATGGAATATTATTAAAAGACATATCAGATAGCGAAATTGAAAACAATTTCTTTTACAAAAATTCAAGCGGTATTTATGTTGAAGGTTCGAATAGAATAAATATTAATAATAATAATTTCACCGAAAATGGTTGGGCAATCCGCTTAATGGCAAATTCTATGGATAACCACTTTGAACGAAATAATTTTATTGGAAATTCTTTTGATGTAACGACAAACAGTACAAAAAACTTTAACTATTTTGAAAATAATTTCTGGTCGGATTACAAAGGATACGATATTGATAAAAACGGAATTGGTGATATTCCATATCGACCGGTAAAATTATTTTCTTTAATTGTTGAGAAAAATAGACCGACAATGATTCTTTTGCGGAGTTTATTTACCGAAATTTTGGATGTTGCAGAAAAAATATTTCCGGTACTAACACCGGAAACACTTATCGATGAATCTCCATCTATGAAAAGAATTTTATGA
- a CDS encoding ABC transporter permease subunit codes for MLTQPIKRISLYFGLYFGLVIPLLFCLTFGIGIGVLTFYPLFEEYLSIAILLLITGLFQILIFTAIAFLIATSNDDKLKGLGISIFVWLFFTIIYDGLILFILQTFQDYPLERIALGLTMINPVDLGRIFIILKFDVSALMGYTGAVFEDFFGNNVGLIISLSVQIIWFLISFIFGLKIFKSKDF; via the coding sequence ATGTTAACACAACCAATTAAACGTATTTCGCTTTATTTTGGTTTATACTTTGGTTTGGTAATTCCGTTATTATTTTGTTTGACTTTTGGAATTGGAATTGGTGTTTTGACTTTTTACCCACTATTTGAAGAATATTTAAGCATTGCAATTTTACTTTTAATAACCGGACTTTTCCAAATTCTAATTTTTACCGCAATTGCATTTTTAATCGCAACTTCAAATGATGATAAACTTAAAGGATTGGGAATATCAATATTTGTATGGCTGTTTTTTACAATAATTTATGATGGATTAATTTTATTTATACTTCAAACATTTCAAGATTACCCGCTTGAAAGAATTGCGCTTGGATTAACAATGATAAATCCAGTTGATCTTGGCAGAATATTTATAATTCTAAAATTTGATGTATCTGCGTTAATGGGTTATACCGGAGCAGTTTTTGAAGATTTTTTTGGAAATAATGTTGGTCTAATAATTTCTTTATCTGTTCAGATAATTTGGTTTTTGATTAGCTTTATTTTTGGATTAAAAATATTTAAATCAAAGGATTTCTAA
- a CDS encoding hemerythrin domain-containing protein has protein sequence MKDFNEVNEKMTIKEIVIKNFNTTSVLDKYNIDYLFDGNISLEVVSAKNAISLSYLKKELNKILNNKNLYADNYNEWDLPTLTNYILQNHHKYVSEAIIKIKNKVNKFEETSGNEFITEITNLFQQLSKEMENHMKKEETISFPYIKYLLSCKKFNEKPKIRRSGSIKKNLFTLENELASANYVLIKIKEIIKKYSLLNKDKIALIELNELLIEFDKDLKKHVHLENNILFPKIVKLENQLMKLR, from the coding sequence ATGAAAGATTTTAATGAAGTAAATGAAAAAATGACAATTAAAGAAATTGTAATAAAAAATTTTAATACAACCTCTGTTTTAGATAAATATAATATTGATTATTTATTTGATGGAAATATTTCATTGGAAGTTGTTTCGGCTAAAAATGCAATATCATTGTCCTATTTAAAAAAAGAACTTAATAAAATATTGAATAACAAAAATCTTTATGCAGATAATTATAATGAATGGGATCTTCCAACTTTAACAAACTACATCCTTCAAAATCATCATAAGTATGTAAGCGAAGCAATAATTAAAATTAAAAATAAAGTTAATAAATTTGAAGAAACAAGCGGGAATGAATTTATTACTGAAATTACAAATCTCTTTCAGCAGTTAAGCAAAGAGATGGAAAACCACATGAAGAAAGAAGAAACAATATCATTTCCATATATAAAGTATCTTTTAAGCTGTAAAAAATTTAATGAAAAACCAAAAATTAGAAGAAGCGGTTCAATAAAAAAAAATCTGTTTACACTTGAAAATGAACTCGCAAGTGCAAACTATGTTCTAATCAAGATAAAAGAAATTATTAAGAAATATTCATTACTTAATAAAGATAAAATTGCTTTAATAGAATTAAATGAATTGTTAATAGAATTTGATAAAGACTTAAAAAAACATGTCCATTTAGAAAATAATATTTTATTTCCTAAAATAGTGAAACTTGAGAATCAGTTAATGAAATTAAGATAA